A part of Vigna radiata var. radiata cultivar VC1973A chromosome 11, Vradiata_ver6, whole genome shotgun sequence genomic DNA contains:
- the LOC106777962 gene encoding AP-2 complex subunit mu, protein MPVAASAIYFLNLRGDVLINRLYRDDVGGNMVDAFRTHIMQTKELGTCPVRQIGGCSFFYMRISNVYIVIVVSSNANVACAFKFVVEAVALFKSYFGGAFDEDAIRNNFVLIYELLDEIMDFGYPQNLSPEILKLYITQEGVRSPFSSKPVDRPVPNATLQVTGAVGWRREGLVYKKNEVFLDIVESVNLLMSSKGVVLRCDVTGKILMKCFLSGMPDLKLGLNDKIGLEKESEIKSRPTKSGKTIELDDVTFHQCVNLTRFNSEKTVSFVPPDGEFELMKYRITEGVNLPFKVLPTIKELGRTRMEVNVKVKSVFGAKMFALGVVVKIPVPKQTAKTSFTVTSGRAKYNAAIDCLVWKLRKFPGQTEPTLSAEVELISTMTEKKSGTRPPIQMEFQVPMFTASGLRVRFLKVWEKSGYNTVEWVRYITKAGSYEVRC, encoded by the exons ATGCCGGTGGCTGCTTCCGCTATATACTTCTTGAACCTCCGCGGCGACGTTCTCATCAATCGCCTCTACCGAGACGATGTTGG GGGAAATATGGTTGATGCTTTTCGGACACATATAATGCAAACAAAAGAACTTGGTACTTGTCCTGTGAGGCAGATTGGTGGTTGCTCTTTCTTTTACATGAGGATCAGCAATGTTTACATCGTGATTGTTGTCAGCAGCAATGCTAATGTAGCTTGCGCTTTCAAGTTTGTTGTTGAG GCAGTTGCActatttaaatcatattttggCGGTGCCTTTGACGAAGATGCAATTCGCAATAATTTTGTACTTATTTATGAGCTCCTAGATG AAATCATGGATTTTGGTTATCCTCAAAATCTTTCTCCGGAAATCTTAAAGCTTTATATTACTCAGGAAGGAGTGCGTTCCCCATTTTCATCCAAG CCTGTAGATAGACCTGTCCCAAATGCAACTTTACAAGTTACTGGTGCTGTTGGTTGGCGGAGAGAAGGCCTTGTATATAAAAAGAACGAG GTCTTCTTGGATATTGTGGAGAGCGTGAATCTTCTTATGTCTTCAAAGG GTGTTGTTCTACGCTGTGATGTTACGGGAAAGATTCTTATGAAGTGCTTTCTTTCTGGAATGCCCGATTTGAAGTTGGGTTTGAATGACAAGATTGGCCTAGAGAAAGAGTCAGAAATTAAATCTCGTCCTACTAAAAG TGGTAAAACTATTGAGCTTGATGATGTAACTTTCCATCAATGTGTAAATCTGACAAGGTTCAACTCAGAGAAGACAGTTAGTTTTGTGCCACCTGATGGTGAATTTGAACTAATGAA aTATCGTATCACCGAGGGTGTTAATCTTCCCTTCAAAGTATTGCCCACCATCAAGGAACTTGGTCGAACAAGGATGGAAGTAAATGTTAAG GTAAAGAGTGTCTTTGGTGCAAAGATGTTTGCACTAGGGGTTGTTGTCAAAATTCCTGTGCCGAAACAAACAGCAAAAACGAGTTTCACAGTCACATCTGGTCGAGCAAAATATAATGCAGCTATTGATTGTTTGGTTTGGAA ACTAAGAAAATTTCCTGGGCAAACTGAGCCGACATTGAGTGCAGAAGTTGAACTTATTTCCACGATGACAGAAAAGAAATCTGGGACTAGACCGCCAATTCAGATGGAGTTTCAG GTTCCCATGTTCACCGCATCTGGTTTACGTGTCCGTTTTCTAAAG GTGTGGGAAAAGAGTGGATACAACACTGTTGAGTGGGTTCGGTATATTACAAAAGCAGGATCTTACGAGGTAAGGTGCTAG
- the LOC106776539 gene encoding uncharacterized protein LOC106776539, protein MGLFRRIAGFLGIGNHDHDSKDAAADEHDVHPGTTPYRVRETGRPRKGFSVPAKVVVDRHHLPPVLTPSTSGDGGLQGLGWYAKHLTMDEDGDVADEFLEEVLSVTPEGLGEDHHKTQARFKSKKGTKEVRVNKQILLDGKIILHCVEHQGRL, encoded by the exons ATGGGACTGTTCAGAAGGATTGCTGGATTTCTAGGGATTGGAAACCACGATCACGATTCCAAGGATGCCGCCGCCGATGAACACGATGTCCATCCTGGTACGACACCGTATCGAGTCAGAGAAACCGGTCGTCCTCGTAAAGGCTTTAGCGTCCCTGCCAAGGTCGTTGTCGATCGCCACCACCTCCCACCCGTTCTCACTCCCTCTACGTCTGGCGACGGCGGACTTCAG GGTCTGGGTTGGTATGCTAAGCATCTTACGATGGACGAAGATGGAGACGTGGCAGATGAATTCCTTGAAGAGGTATTGTCAGTGACGCCAGAAGGACTTGGAGAAGATCATCATAAAACACAAGCAAGGTTTAAATCGAAGAAGGGGACCAAGGAAGTCAGAGTGAACAAACAGATCCTATTAGATGGGAAAATTATTCTTCATTGTGTGGAACACCAGGGCAGATTGTAG
- the LOC106777316 gene encoding uncharacterized protein LOC106777316 translates to MDCLVMPVSLIRRRSTGSRLRYMALPKEGLEEESEKSVTVVVGKEKRVFMVDPFILQESPFRVLMDISMKKNPAAEKKHFHFTSTPTRVIFVDVDDILFEHMLWLMHNDASSLFQLNLKEIIDFYTHDV, encoded by the coding sequence ATGGATTGTTTGGTGATGCCAGTTTCATTGATCCGGCGTCGTTCCACTGGTTCTCGTTTGCGTTACATGGCGCTTCCTAAAGAGGGGTTGGAGGAAGAATCGGAGAAGAGCGTGACGGTGGTGGTGGGAAAAGAGAAGAGGGTGTTCATGGTGGACCCTTTCATATTGCAAGAGAGCCCCTTTCGCGTTTTGATGGACATATCCATGAAGAAGAACCCTGCAGCGGAAAAGAAACACTTCCATTTCACATCCACTCCAACAAGAGTAATCTTTGTCGACGTCGATGACATCTTGTTCGAGCACATGTTGTGGCTCATGCACAACGATGCCTCTTCTTTGTTCCAGCTCAATTTGAAGGAGATTATTGACTTCTATACTCACGATGTCTGA
- the LOC106777249 gene encoding AT-hook motif nuclear-localized protein 23-like, producing MSMAGLDLGTASRFVQSLQRPDFNQHHHQHEPEEDDKQSDPFSTEDGAQQASPGDVVGRRPRGRPPGSKNKPKPPVIITRESANTLRAHILEVGSGCDVFDSVASYARRRQRGICILSGSGTVTNVTLRQPAASGAVVTLHGRFEILSLAGSFLPPPAPPGATSLSVYLAGGQGQVVGGSVVGELTAAGPVIVIAASFTNVAYERLPLEEEEEQVQISGGGAGVGNNSNNIINNNPFPDPSSGLPFFSLPMNVQFPVDGWAGNSGSRSPF from the coding sequence ATGTCTATGGCTGGTTTGGATTTAGGCACGGCTTCGCGCTTCGTTCAAAGTCTCCAAAGACCCGACTTCAACCAACACCACCACCAGCACGAACCTGAGGAAGATGACAAACAGTCAGACCCTTTTTCGACCGAAGATGGGGCGCAACAAGCCAGCCCCGGCGACGTGGTAGGGCGGCGGCCGCGAGGGCGGCCGCCGGGATCGAAGAACAAGCCGAAGCCGCCGGTGATCATCACCAGGGAGAGCGCCAACACGCTACGTGCGCACATCCTCGAGGTGGGCAGCGGCTGCGACGTGTTCGACAGCGTGGCTAGTTACGCGCGGCGGCGGCAACGCGGGATCTGTATTTTAAGCGGCAGCGGCACCGTGACGAATGTGACCCTGCGGCAGCCGGCGGCGTCGGGGGCGGTGGTGACTCTTCACGGGAGGTTCGAAATACTGTCGCTGGCGGGATCTTTCCTTCCTCCGCCGGCGCCACCGGGAGCGACAAGTCTGAGCGTATACCTTGCCGGAGGACAAGGGCAGGTGGTGGGTGGGAGTGTGGTGGGAGAGTTGACAGCGGCGGGACCGGTGATCGTGATCGCAGCGTCGTTCACCAACGTGGCTTATGAACGGTTACcgttagaagaagaagaggaacaGGTTCAGATATCTGGTGGTGGTGCCGGCGTGggaaataatagtaataatattattaacaataaCCCTTTTCCCGATCCTTCTTCGGGACTCCCTTTCTTCAGTTTGCCCATGAATGTTCAGTTCCCGGTGGATGGTTGGGCGGGAAACTCAGGTTCACGTTCACCATTTTGA
- the LOC106777064 gene encoding AT-hook motif nuclear-localized protein 8 produces MDSREPHQQPQLPNMMVGPTTYPSMLAPATARFPFISNNHHHHHNPPPPPPPPEPLNDNHSCEAALKPCALGVGSSESSKKKRGRPRKYSPDGNIALGLVPNYPAASSAESPAKKHRGRPPGSGKKQMDALGISGTGFTPHVISAEAGEDIAAKIMAFCEQGPRSVCILSAIGPIRNVTIRQPPSVSSLSGPDVSYEGEFEIISLTGFTQQSENNSHNGMRSLNVSLAGPDGRVLGGEVAGALTAASAVQVVVGSFIADGKKSSSNNMKSGRSTTPSSQLLTFGAPTTPTTPTSQGPSTESSEDNENSNFIKGPGGPGLSNNVSQPIHNLQMYHHQLWAGHTQQ; encoded by the exons ATGGATTCTCGGGAACCGCACCAGCAACCGCAATTGCCAAACATGATGGTGGGACCCACCACCTACCCTTCCATGTTGGCCCCCGCCACCGCCCGATTTCCTTTCATCAGCAAcaaccaccatcaccaccacaaccctcctcctcctccacctcctcccGAACCTCTCAACGACAACCATTCCTGCGAGGCTGCGCTGAAGCCGTGCGCGCTCGGAGTGGGTTCATCGGAGTCCTCTAAGAAGAAAAGGGGCCGGCCCAGAAAATATTCTCCAGATGGCAACATTGCCTTGGGCCTGGTCCCAAATTATCCCGCCGCTTCTTCTGCCGAATCTCCCGCCAAGAAGCACCGCGGACGTCCTCCTGGTTCCGGAAAAAAACAGATGGACGCTCTTG gaATCTCTGGAACTGGCTTTACTCCACATGTAATATCAGCGGAAGCTGGCGAG GACATTGCTGCAAAAATTATGGCCTTTTGTGAGCAAGGGCCACGGTCAGTTTGTATTCTCTCTGCCATCGGTCCTATTCGTAATGTCACTATTCGACAGCCGCCTTCTGTTTCATCCCTATCTGGTCCTGATGTGTCGTATGAG GGTGAATTTGAGATCATATCACTTACAGGTTTTACTCAACAATCTGAAAATAATAGTCATAATGGAATGCGTTCCTTGAATGTAAGTTTAGCAGGTCCTGATGGACGAGTATTGGGTGGCGAAGTTGCTGGAGCTCTTACTGCAGCATCGGCAGTGCAG GTCGTTGTGGGTAGCTTTATTGCAGATGGAAAAAAGTCTAGCTCAAATAACATGAAATCTGGACGTTCTACGACGCCATCATCCCAATTGTTAACTTTTGGTGCTCCTACGACTCCGACCACTCCTACTTCTCAGGGGCCTTCAACCGAGTCATCTGAGGATAATgaaaatagtaattttattaagGGCCCGGGAGGCCCGGGACTCTCTAACAATGTTAGTCAGCCTATTCATAACCTGCAGATGTACCATCATCAACTGTGGGCTGGCCATACTCAGCAGTGA